In Amyelois transitella isolate CPQ chromosome 5, ilAmyTran1.1, whole genome shotgun sequence, one DNA window encodes the following:
- the LOC106139526 gene encoding protein-tyrosine sulfotransferase isoform X2, producing the protein MVRGARWRLLGALAAAALLLWAWRGGGGPRAGPVPGRELPLIFIGGVPRSGTTLMRAMLDAHPDVRCGQETRVVPRILQMRQHWVRSQKESVRLEQAGVSKAVLDNAIAAFCLEVIVRHGEPAPRLCNKDPLVLKMGTYVLELFPNAKFLFMVRDGRATVHSIITRKVTITGFDLSSYRQCMSKWNHAVELMYQQCRSLGAGRCLLVRYEALVLQPAATLRRVLAFLGLRWHDAVLHHEQYINKPNGVALSNVERSSDQVVRPVNLDALDKWVGQLPSDVRADMAELAPMLSVLGYDPWGNPPRYAALASAAPADHDEPQPQPQPQPP; encoded by the exons ATGGTGCGCGGCGCGCGCTGGCGGCTGCTGGGCGCGCTGGCGGCCGCCGCGCTGCTGCTGTGGGCgtggcgcggcggcggcgggccgCGCGCGGGGCCGGTGCCGGGCCGCGAGCTGCCGCTCATCTTCATCGGCGGCGTGCCGCGCTCGGGCACCACGCTGATGCGCGCCATGCTGGACGCGCACCCCGACGTGCGCTGCGGGCAGGAGACGCGCGTGGTGCCGCGCATCCTGCAGATGCGGCAGCACTGGGTGCGCTCGCAGAAGGAGAGCGTGCGGCTGGAGCAGGCGGGCGTGTCCAAGGCGGTGCTGGACAACGCCATCGCCGCCTTCTGCCTGGAAGTGATCGTGCGCCACGGCGAGCCCGCGCCGCGCCTCTGCAACAAGGACCCGCTGGTGCTTAAGATGGGCACTTACGTGCTAGAACTCTTCCCCAATGCCAAATTTCTGTTCATGGTCAGAGACGGCCGGGCCACCGTCCATTCCATAATCACGAGGAAG GTGACGATCACGGGGTTCGACCTGTCGTCGTACCGGCAGTGCATGAGCAAGTGGAACCACGCGGTGGAGCTGATGTACCAGCAGTGCCGCTCGCTGGGCGCGGGCCGCTGCTTGCTGGTGCGCTACGAGGCGCTGGTGCTGCAGCCGGCCGCCACGCTGCGCCGCGTGCTGGCCTTCCTGGGCCTGCGCTGGCACGACGCCGTGCTGCACCACGAGCAGTACATCAACAAGCCCAACGGCGTCGCGCTCTCCAA CGTGGAGCGGTCGTCGGACCAGGTGGTGCGGCCGGTGAACCTGGACGCGCTGGACAAGTGGGTGGGGCAGCTGCCCAGCGACGTGCGCGCCGACATGGCGGAGCTGGCGCCCATGCTGTCGGTGCTGGGCTACGACCCGTGGGGCAACCCGCCGCGCTACGCCGCGCTCGCcagcgccgcgcccgccgacCACGACGAGCCGCAGCCGCAGCCGCAGCCGCAGCCGCCCTAG
- the LOC106139526 gene encoding protein-tyrosine sulfotransferase isoform X1, with protein sequence MICFKQYKNIPSTSESGGGGMVRGARWRLLGALAAAALLLWAWRGGGGPRAGPVPGRELPLIFIGGVPRSGTTLMRAMLDAHPDVRCGQETRVVPRILQMRQHWVRSQKESVRLEQAGVSKAVLDNAIAAFCLEVIVRHGEPAPRLCNKDPLVLKMGTYVLELFPNAKFLFMVRDGRATVHSIITRKVTITGFDLSSYRQCMSKWNHAVELMYQQCRSLGAGRCLLVRYEALVLQPAATLRRVLAFLGLRWHDAVLHHEQYINKPNGVALSNVERSSDQVVRPVNLDALDKWVGQLPSDVRADMAELAPMLSVLGYDPWGNPPRYAALASAAPADHDEPQPQPQPQPP encoded by the exons at GATCTGTTTTAAACAATACAAGAACATCCCAAG CACATCAGAGAGCGGCGGAGGCGGCATGGTGCGCGGCGCGCGCTGGCGGCTGCTGGGCGCGCTGGCGGCCGCCGCGCTGCTGCTGTGGGCgtggcgcggcggcggcgggccgCGCGCGGGGCCGGTGCCGGGCCGCGAGCTGCCGCTCATCTTCATCGGCGGCGTGCCGCGCTCGGGCACCACGCTGATGCGCGCCATGCTGGACGCGCACCCCGACGTGCGCTGCGGGCAGGAGACGCGCGTGGTGCCGCGCATCCTGCAGATGCGGCAGCACTGGGTGCGCTCGCAGAAGGAGAGCGTGCGGCTGGAGCAGGCGGGCGTGTCCAAGGCGGTGCTGGACAACGCCATCGCCGCCTTCTGCCTGGAAGTGATCGTGCGCCACGGCGAGCCCGCGCCGCGCCTCTGCAACAAGGACCCGCTGGTGCTTAAGATGGGCACTTACGTGCTAGAACTCTTCCCCAATGCCAAATTTCTGTTCATGGTCAGAGACGGCCGGGCCACCGTCCATTCCATAATCACGAGGAAG GTGACGATCACGGGGTTCGACCTGTCGTCGTACCGGCAGTGCATGAGCAAGTGGAACCACGCGGTGGAGCTGATGTACCAGCAGTGCCGCTCGCTGGGCGCGGGCCGCTGCTTGCTGGTGCGCTACGAGGCGCTGGTGCTGCAGCCGGCCGCCACGCTGCGCCGCGTGCTGGCCTTCCTGGGCCTGCGCTGGCACGACGCCGTGCTGCACCACGAGCAGTACATCAACAAGCCCAACGGCGTCGCGCTCTCCAA CGTGGAGCGGTCGTCGGACCAGGTGGTGCGGCCGGTGAACCTGGACGCGCTGGACAAGTGGGTGGGGCAGCTGCCCAGCGACGTGCGCGCCGACATGGCGGAGCTGGCGCCCATGCTGTCGGTGCTGGGCTACGACCCGTGGGGCAACCCGCCGCGCTACGCCGCGCTCGCcagcgccgcgcccgccgacCACGACGAGCCGCAGCCGCAGCCGCAGCCGCAGCCGCCCTAG
- the LOC132904445 gene encoding uncharacterized protein LOC132904445: protein MIRTPRSVTFKKTYNDNNSSPTELPSDSSPIDSPVEIPPEERCTTPNTRYIENNRHRYIQYLPRTPYLKEDQRMKILTDDDRDELCSRIRNLLHLISEEVEQALRLKRTTKDSIKEKIQEVDGLACDLAIYQETKNLTPGQRPCARTQTSPILQEETRKMEDFLKPLMERLEENSREIREMKNLMDHRSQENIPVKNPHTYAQIAASSQEKPITLHSVIVDDKTGMETGDVVMERIREVAGEGGDWVKIERILEKMLVARIRWHVLPGMSRRQYGFMPQRCTEDSLYVLVDHIRQRIKDKKLVLMVSLDIEGAFDNAWWPAIKCRLAETQCPPNLRRMVDSYLGNRRVRVRYAGAESVSETSKGCVQGSIGGPTFWNLLLDPLLVGLDGRGDYCQAFADDVVLVFSGDTAQEVQGRANGALEYVRRWGVENKLRFAPLKTKAMVLTNKLKYDTPILSMGGVSIEMSQEIKILGLTLDSKLTFNAHVANICRKALNLYKQLSRAARIGWGLNSEVVRTIYVAVVEPVIMYASSVWAAATHKLGVQKQLNVVQRGFAQKIVRAYRTVSLNAALLLAGLLPLDMRIREAALLYEVKKGISRRVVGDREIERPVDFLEAPHPAGRLGLKFSCLEDRAQVDEQQHAQLHIYTDGSKHDGKVGAALTVWEGAAETSTKKLKLDNMCTVYQAELLALSVATERALRSSALSCNIYCDSRSALETVSDSSSLHNLALTARANIKEVMMLGKIINLFWIKAHAGLEGNERADDLAKSAALGRVRPHYDRCPVSFVKRQIRMDTIDEWNRRYVEGDTASTTKLFFPDAGEAYQILRKIALTPVLVQVFTGHGGFSQYLNRFKCKESPTCACDPANEESIDHVLTECAVYDKDRNDLEIEIGEKSASSRRGVQTCSDALRK from the exons ATGATCCGAACACCCAGGTCGGTGACTTTTAAAAAGACCTACAATGACAACAACTCATCGCCCACTGAACTGCCCAGTGATAGTTCCCCAATAGATTCCCCCGTTGAAATACCGCCGGAAGAAAGATGTACTACCCCCAACACGAGGTATATAGAAAACAATAGACATAGATATATACAATACCTTCCAAGAACACCCTACCTTAAGGAGGATCAACGAATGAAGATCCTGACGGATGACGACAGGGATGAACTCTGCAGTCGCATCCGAAACCTCCTACACCTCATCAGCGAAGAGGTGGAACAAGCTTTAAGGCTTAAGAGGACTACCAAAGATTccatcaaggaaaaaatacAAGAGGTGGATGGCCTGGCGTGTGATCTGGCGATATACCAGGAGACAAAAAATCTCACGCCGGGTCAGCGCCCTTGTGCGCGCACGCAAACCTCCCCAATCCTTCAAGAGGAGACAAGAAAAATGGAGGACTTCTTGAAGCCGCTGATGGAGAGACTCGAGGAGAACTCCAGGGAAATAAGAGAAATGAAAAACCTGATGGACCACCGGAGTCAAGAAAACATACCCGTAAAAAATCCGCATACATATGCACAGATCGCAGCCTCTTCTCAGGAAAAGCCCATCACCCTCCATTCCGTTATTGTCGACGACAAGACAGGAATGGAAACGGGTGATGTGGTTATGGAGCGGATAAGGGAAGTGGCAGGAGAGGGCGGAGATTGGGTGAAGATAGAAAGG ATTTTGGAGAAGATGCTGGTGGCGAGGATTCGCTGGCACGTCCTCCCCGGCATGAGCCGCCGTCAGTACGGCTTCATGCCGCAGCGCTGTACCGAGGACTCCCTCTATGTCCTGGTGGATCACATCAGGCAGAggattaaagataaaaaactCGTCCTGATGGTATCCTTGGATATAGAGGGAGCCTTCGATAACGCGTGGTGGCCGGCCATTAAGTGCAGACTGGCGGAGACGCAGTGCCCTCCTAATCTACGCCGAATGGTTGATAGTTATTTGGGGAATAGGAGGGTTCGCGTTAGATATGCCGGAGCGGAGAGTGTCAGCGAAACCTCGAAGGGATGTGTCCAAGGGTCAATAGGGGGCCCGACCTTCTGGAATTTGCTTCTGGACCCGCTGCTCGTGGGGCTGGATGGCCGGGGCGACTACTGTCAAGCGTTCGCTGACGACGTGGTCCTCGTATTCTCCGGGGACACGGCCCAGGAAGTCCAGGGACGTGCCAATGGAGCCCTCGAATATGTTCGGAGGTGGGGAGTCGAAAATAAGTTGAGGTTTGCACCATTGAAAACAAAGGCAATGGTGCTGaccaataaacttaaatacgACACCCCAATTCTGAGCATGGGCGGGGTATCCATTGAAATGTCCCAGGAAATCAAAATCCTTGGCCTCACCTTGGACAGCAAGCTCACGTTTAACGCCCATGTGGCGAACATATGCCGAAAGGCGTTAAACTTATATAAGCAGCTGTCCAGGGCGGCCAGGATTGGCTGGGGCTTGAACTCGGAGGTGGTAAGGACCATATACGTGGCGGTGGTCGAGCCGGTCATTATGTACGCATCTAGCGTGTGGGCAGCGGCCACGCACAAGCTGGGGGTGCAGAAGCAACTAAACGTGGTGCAGCGAGGCTTCGCACAGAAGATCGTCAGAGCGTATCGCACCGTCTCTCTGAACGCGGCGCTGCTACTCGCCGGACTGCTTCCCCTGGACATGAGGATCAGGGAGGCAGCCCTTCTTTACGAAGTGAAGAAGGGTATATCTCGGCGAGTGGTAGGAGACCGGGAGATAGAGAGGCCCGTCGATTTTCTGGAAGCGCCTCACCCGGCCGGAAGATTGGGACTCAAATTTTCGTGCCTGGAAGACCGTGCGCAGGTTGACGAGCAGCAGCACGCGCAGCTCCACATCTACACGGATGGGAGCAAGCACGATGGGAAAGTCGGCGCGGCGCTGACCGTATGGGAAGGCGCTGCGGAGACCAGTACCAAGAAACTGAAGCTCGACAACATGTGCACGGTGTATCAGGCCGAACTGTTGGCCCTTTCTGTGGCGACCGAGCGGGCCCTTCGGAGCTCAGCGCTTAGCTGCAATATATATTGTGACTCCAGGTCGGCTCTCGAAACTGTCTCTGACAGCAGTTCCCTGCACAACCTGGCGTTAACTGCGAGAGCCAACATAAAAGAGGTCATGATGTTgggcaaaataataaacttattttggaTTAAGGCTCACGCCGGGCTGGAGGGGAACGAAAGGGCTGACGACCTGGCCAAGAGCGCTGCGCTCGGCAGGGTTCGACCCCACTACGACAGATGTCCGGTCTCGTTCGTCAAGCGGCAGATCCGGATGGATACGATTGACGAATGGAACCGACGCTACGTGGAGGGGGATACGGCATCCACCACAAAGCTATTCTTTCCCGACGCAGGAGAGGCGTATCAAATATTAAGGAAGATTGCGTTGACCCCCGTGCTTGTGCAGGTGTTCACGGGACACGGCGGGTTCTCGCAATATTTGAACAGGTTCAAATGCAAGGAGAGCCCTACCTGTGCCTGTGACCCTGCAAACGAGGAGAGTATCGACCATGTCCTTACCGAATGCGCTGTATATGATAAAGACAGGAATGACCTGGAGATTGAAATAGGAGAAAAA tCTGCTTCGAGCCGTCGTGGAGTGCAGACGTGCTCCGACGCGCTCCGCAAATAA